One stretch of Armigeres subalbatus isolate Guangzhou_Male chromosome 2, GZ_Asu_2, whole genome shotgun sequence DNA includes these proteins:
- the LOC134217356 gene encoding proton-associated sugar transporter A, with protein MDKLHDYQGWTGRFHEFKDGLRAKRDAWREQGSGGFTQYLRDSIRQSNQRQDNIDTNTSWGETGVDFSHIYRKKTRLELVRVSAAVMGIEFSYAAETAFVSPTLLKIGVQHQHMTLVWCLSPLVGFFLTPVLGSMSDRCKSNFGRRRPFIFILSVGVLLGLLLVPNGESLGYAFGDPYPNMSNETNQIQSMLPHRSSAQEEVSSQDNETITTSTRPTHPWGILFTILGTVLLDFDADACQSPSRAYLLDVTIPEDHARGLSTFTIMAGLGGFMGYSLGGINWDNTAIGQAFGGHVRAVFSLITIIFILCVFFTITSFSEIPLWILDEEIQKQDPVPVCKITKSLSEQDGLESKDNASYGSVDEDRLHHPKNNSRRYTMPASSGNRDYDELPGNNCAETSFTKQKSIESADNEFNKKNDTVTLRTYLKSIIFMPHSLRMVCLTNLFCWMAHVCYSLYFTDFVGEAVFGGNPKALDGTEDYINYEEGVRFGCWGMAMYSLSCACYSLIIEKLIQRFKARKVYVGGLLFYCCGMTFMALAKHRAGVIIFSWTAGVMYSTLFTMPYLLVAHYHSEGVFEVAVEGKEKQEINVRGLGTDVAIVSSMVFLAQFILSICMGTIVSWSGTTTAVVSVAAFLSFCGAISATRIMYLDL; from the exons ATGGATAAGTTGCACGACTATCAAGGATGGACAGGACGATTTCATGAATTTAAAGACGGATTACGCGCGAAACGCGATGCATGGCGTGAGCAAGGATCGGGTGGATTTACTCAATATCTTCGCGACAGCATAAGACAATCGAACCAGCGGCAGGATAACATCGACACCAATACGTCCTGGGGTGAGACTGGTGTGGATTTTTCTCATATATATCG AAAGAAAACGAGATTGGAATTAGTACGCGTATCGGCGGCAGTAATGGGAATCGAATTTTCATACGCAGCAGAGACAGCGTTTGTGTCGCCAACGCTTTTGAAAATTGGCGTCCAACATCAACATATGACTCTTGTTTGGTGTCTGTCACCCTTAGTTGGATTCTTTCTAACCCCAGTATTGGGCTCAATGAGTGATCGCTGTAAAAGCAATTTTGGAAGGCGTAGACCATTCATATTTATCTTATCTGTAGGAGTTCTCCTAGGTTTATTGTTGGTCCCGAACGGAGAAAGTCTTGGTTATGCATTCGGTGATCCGTATCCGAACATGTCTAATGAAACCAATCAGATCCAAAGTATGCTTCCACACAGATCCTCGGCCCAAGAAGAAGTGAGCAGCCAAGATAACGAAACAATTACAACGTCTACCAGACCAACTCATCCCTGGGGAATATTGTTTACTATACTCGGAACAGTCCTGCTCGATTTTGATGCGGATGCTTGTCAAAGTCCATCTAGAGCTTACTTACTTGATGTTACGATTCCTGAAGATCACGCAAGAGGATTATCAACATTCACCATTATGGCTGGACTCGGTGGTTTCATGGGATATTCCTTAGGAGGCATAAACTGGGACAATACAGCTATCGGCCAAGCCTTCGGAGGTCATGTAAGAGCAGTATTTTCACTAATTACCATCATATTCATATTATGCGTATTCTTCACAATAACGAGCTTCAGCGAGATTCCGCTTTGGATATTAGACgaagaaattcaaaagcaaGACCCTGTACCGGTATGTAAGATTACTAAATCACTATCCGAGCAGGACGGGTTGGAGAGCAAAGATAACGCATCTTATGGAAGCGTCGACGAAGATAGATTGCATCATCCCAAAAACAATTCGAGGCGATATACGATGCCGGCATCGAGTGGCAATCGTGATTACGACGAACTTCCCGGAAACAACTGTGCGGAAACCTCATTCACTAAACAAAAGTCTATAGAGAGCGCTGATAATGAGtttaataaaaagaatgacacaGTTACGCTAAGGACATACTTGAAATCGATTATTTTTATGCCACACTCGCTCCGAATGGTTTGCCTAACGAATCTGTTCTGTTGGATGGCTCACGTTTGCTATTCTCTATATTTCACGGACTTCGTTGGAGAAGCGGTCTTCGGGGGAAATCCAAAA GCACTGGATGGAACTGAAGACTATATCAACTACGAAGAAGGAGTTCGGTTCGGATGTTGGGGAATGGCTATGTATTCGCTGTCATGTGCTTGCTATTCACTGATAATCGAGAAGTTGATACAGAGATTCAAAGCTCGAAAAGTTTACGTTGGTGGTTTGCTGTTTTACTGCTGTGGAATGACGTTTATGGCATTGGCTAAGCATCGAGCGGGTGTAATAATTTTCAGCTGGACTGCTGGCGTAATGTACTCAACATTGTTCACCATGCCATATCTGCTAGTCGCACACTATCATTCCGAAGGTGTT TTTGAGGTTGCCGTCGAAGGCAAAGAAAAACAAGAAATCAACGTCCGAGGATTGGGAACCGATGTTGCTATCGTAAGCAGTATGGTTTTCCTGGCACAGTTTATATTGTCTATTTGTATGGGGACGATAGTTTCCTGGAGCGGAACCACTACAGCAGTCGTCAGCGTGGCTGCATTCCTTAGTTTCTGTGGAGCAATTTCAGCAACTAGAATTATGTACCTTGATCTGTAA